Proteins from one Pontibacter korlensis genomic window:
- a CDS encoding RNA polymerase sigma-70 factor — protein MMIENEEPATLCVELSLKQLFDRYYTRLVHFSAQITGSTQAAEDVVQEAFIKYWNQQSDVTPHPLAVKSYLYTAVKHASLNFVRHQKVKAGYAVDFDDTAVEDSLESAIIHAEVLAELHRALSTLPAVCQQVSRMCYLNGMKNQEVAQELGISVNSVKTHKQRALQLLRLQLRPELFALVVFLN, from the coding sequence ATGATGATTGAGAATGAGGAGCCAGCTACGCTTTGTGTTGAATTGAGCCTAAAGCAGCTGTTTGACAGATACTATACCCGCCTAGTACACTTTTCAGCTCAAATAACAGGTTCCACACAAGCCGCTGAGGACGTTGTACAGGAAGCTTTCATCAAATACTGGAACCAACAGTCTGACGTTACTCCCCACCCATTGGCTGTTAAGAGCTACCTCTATACTGCCGTAAAGCACGCCAGCCTGAATTTTGTTCGGCACCAGAAGGTGAAAGCAGGCTATGCTGTAGACTTTGACGACACAGCTGTAGAAGATAGCCTTGAAAGTGCGATCATACATGCGGAGGTCCTCGCTGAGCTGCACCGTGCCCTGAGCACCTTGCCAGCTGTCTGCCAGCAGGTCTCCCGAATGTGTTACCTGAATGGAATGAAGAACCAAGAAGTTGCCCAGGAACTAGGCATCTCCGTCAATTCTGTCAAGACACACAAGCAACGGGCTCTGCAGCTCCTGCGACTACAGCTCCGCCCGGAGCTATTTGCCTTGGTGGTTTTCCTTAATTAG
- a CDS encoding UDP-2,3-diacylglucosamine diphosphatase, with product MGQKRKVEVAVISDVHLGTYGCHAKELLAYLKSIQPDTLILNGDIIDIWQFSKSYWPASHMRVIKYLMGLIAKGTKVYYITGNHDEMLRKFTGFQLGSFQVVNKLVLELDGKRAWMFHGDVFDVTMQHSKWLAKLGSQGYDLLILLNRLVNFFCLKFKREKIQLSRNIKNRVKSAVKFINNFERTAADIAISSGYDYVVCGHIHQPEMRDISNQQGRVTYLNSGDWIENLTALEFDQGEWRLYRFREDLNAVVMDEEEEHVPTNLQLFQHMMVEFNLRSA from the coding sequence ATGGGACAAAAAAGAAAAGTAGAGGTAGCCGTCATTTCAGACGTGCACCTGGGAACCTACGGCTGCCATGCCAAAGAGCTGCTGGCTTACCTCAAAAGCATCCAGCCCGACACACTCATCCTTAACGGCGACATTATCGACATCTGGCAGTTCAGCAAGAGCTATTGGCCTGCCTCGCACATGCGGGTGATCAAGTATCTGATGGGCCTTATCGCCAAAGGCACCAAAGTCTACTACATCACAGGAAACCATGATGAGATGCTACGCAAGTTCACCGGGTTTCAGCTCGGCTCGTTTCAGGTGGTAAACAAACTGGTGCTGGAGCTTGACGGTAAGCGCGCCTGGATGTTTCACGGCGACGTGTTTGACGTGACCATGCAGCATTCTAAGTGGCTGGCAAAGCTGGGAAGCCAAGGCTACGACCTGTTAATCCTGCTCAACCGCCTGGTGAACTTCTTCTGCCTTAAGTTCAAACGCGAGAAGATACAACTGTCGCGCAACATCAAAAACCGGGTTAAAAGCGCTGTTAAGTTCATCAACAACTTTGAGAGGACTGCTGCTGACATTGCCATTTCCAGCGGTTACGATTACGTGGTCTGCGGCCATATCCACCAGCCGGAAATGCGCGACATTTCCAATCAGCAGGGTCGCGTTACCTACCTTAACTCCGGAGACTGGATTGAGAACCTGACGGCACTCGAGTTCGACCAGGGGGAATGGCGCTTGTACCGTTTCCGGGAGGACTTGAACGCGGTGGTCATGGATGAGGAAGAGGAGCATGTACCTACAAACCTACAGCTCTTCCAGCACATGATGGTAGAATTTAACCTCCGGTCTGCGTGA
- a CDS encoding glycosyltransferase family protein encodes MRILYAIQGTGNGHLTRAMDIIPALQQHGEVEILVSGCQVDIPLPYPVRYRLNGLGFIFGKSGGIDFYRTFAKARTRSFYREMRQLPVNEYDLVITDFEPVSAWACMLAGKHCVGLSNQVAVLHKLVPKPKETDHFGAFILRNYAPTTTQYGFHFARFDDTVFTPIIRKQVRELTVSNQGHYTVYLPAHDDQKIISRLGRFEGVEWQVFSKHNRQPFRHGNVSVQPIQNEAFLESMASSAGVLCAAGFGTPSEALYLQKKLMVVPMKSQYEQQCNAAALQHMGVAMIKSLKKKHLPIIGQWLEEGQPVHVNYPDETASLVQRIVSENT; translated from the coding sequence GTGAGAATTCTGTATGCTATCCAAGGCACCGGTAACGGCCACTTGACCCGGGCCATGGACATCATACCAGCCCTGCAACAACACGGTGAGGTGGAGATTCTGGTAAGCGGTTGCCAGGTAGACATTCCCCTACCCTATCCTGTCAGGTACCGCCTCAACGGCCTGGGTTTCATTTTTGGCAAGAGCGGGGGCATAGACTTCTACCGGACGTTTGCCAAGGCCCGCACACGCAGCTTCTACAGGGAGATGCGCCAGCTGCCCGTTAACGAGTATGACCTGGTGATTACAGATTTTGAGCCGGTATCGGCCTGGGCCTGTATGCTGGCCGGGAAGCATTGCGTGGGGCTGAGCAATCAGGTGGCGGTGCTCCATAAGCTGGTGCCCAAGCCCAAAGAGACAGACCACTTTGGGGCATTTATTCTCAGAAACTACGCGCCTACCACCACCCAATATGGGTTTCACTTCGCAAGGTTCGACGACACGGTTTTCACCCCAATTATCCGCAAGCAGGTTCGGGAGCTTACAGTATCTAACCAAGGACACTACACAGTGTACCTGCCGGCCCACGACGATCAAAAAATCATAAGCAGGCTTGGTCGCTTTGAAGGAGTTGAGTGGCAAGTGTTTTCCAAGCACAACCGGCAGCCTTTCCGGCACGGGAACGTGTCGGTGCAGCCTATCCAGAATGAGGCTTTCCTGGAGAGCATGGCCTCGTCTGCCGGCGTTTTGTGCGCGGCAGGGTTTGGCACTCCTTCCGAAGCACTGTACCTACAGAAAAAGCTCATGGTCGTACCCATGAAGAGTCAATACGAGCAACAATGCAATGCGGCTGCGCTACAGCATATGGGCGTTGCCATGATCAAAAGCCTCAAGAAAAAGCACCTCCCCATCATAGGGCAATGGCTTGAGGAAGGCCAGCCGGTGCACGTAAACTACCCTGATGAAACAGCCTCCCTTGTGCAGCGTATCGTGAGTGAAAATACCTGA